In Rubrivirga marina, the following are encoded in one genomic region:
- a CDS encoding histidine kinase, giving the protein MTRPSRQWLARGLALALAGLALLPLASLALSWAEYLRDVGLPLTQTTAPGYDGVRWADADGGVVAAYVLPRASASRAGIREGDRLEAIDYLEVRTSAEARTQIERATGAVLTYVLDRGGVEETTEVRIERYPTFLYPLSTSIWLATGWGFGVVAFFHLLAYLTVAPLAPRSPRARRSRRLIGAAFTWVGVNLVRWVWASLFGAPPADATLERVAFDILTLAALAGWITYPALLLDQSLRTRDAIVALGRSRWLLAVPAVVLGLGVLTATLTGHAGPLPADGFAVPILFYVCVYVAAATGLVAAQPPEALAEPGAAPQRWSRVGSALVCGVAVLGAGLVLTRLGPGPREAEVVTAWFVVAFQLLSLLPVALVSYATLRYGPFDALLLKGLTTVSMLALAFAVIVLGSALLDAVLPGGSHPLALGLLVVTLLLLAERAAPALRDSVQRAFRTRRQRARQRLDRFGDELGSFLDVDTLAEGAAAAIGEALGVRSAVVFLHAAHGTPDERWARATFRPEPPSFTQVELDRVWDRLRTEGRVWSRNEELNEADLPRGVSDRLARLGAALAVPVTTGRGTPVGLLVLGRKARRLAVYNTEDVAELRALAGQLALAVERLRLIDRERALIRQTSEAEMAALRAQINPHFLFNALNTVAALIRDTPDRAEATVEHLAALFRDVLNASGEALVPLRDELRLVRRYLHVEEARFGDALGVELEVEDGVEDTPVPAFAVQTLVENAVKHGVERKRGGGTVTVRARRAADGVEIAVEDTGAGLPPGGAVYGVGLSNVADRLRLLYGPSASLTVKPTPDGARATLLLPPPAP; this is encoded by the coding sequence ATGACCCGACCGTCGCGCCAGTGGCTCGCCCGCGGGCTGGCCCTGGCCCTCGCCGGGCTGGCCCTCCTCCCGCTCGCGTCGCTCGCCCTCAGTTGGGCCGAATACCTCCGCGACGTCGGCCTTCCGCTCACCCAGACGACCGCGCCCGGCTACGACGGGGTCCGCTGGGCTGACGCCGACGGAGGGGTCGTGGCCGCCTACGTTCTGCCCCGCGCCTCGGCCAGTCGCGCCGGCATCCGCGAGGGCGACCGGCTCGAGGCGATCGACTACCTGGAGGTCCGGACTTCGGCCGAGGCGCGGACGCAGATCGAGAGGGCGACCGGCGCGGTGCTGACCTACGTGCTGGACCGCGGCGGCGTCGAGGAGACGACGGAGGTCCGCATCGAGCGGTACCCGACGTTTCTCTACCCGCTCAGCACGTCGATCTGGCTGGCGACCGGGTGGGGGTTCGGGGTCGTCGCCTTCTTCCACCTCCTGGCGTACCTGACGGTCGCCCCGCTCGCGCCCCGAAGCCCCCGGGCCCGGCGGTCCCGCCGGCTCATCGGCGCCGCGTTCACGTGGGTCGGGGTCAACCTCGTGCGGTGGGTGTGGGCGTCGCTCTTCGGCGCCCCGCCCGCCGACGCGACGCTCGAACGCGTGGCCTTCGACATCCTCACGCTGGCCGCGCTCGCGGGGTGGATCACGTACCCCGCGCTCCTCCTCGACCAAAGCCTCCGCACCCGGGACGCCATCGTCGCGCTCGGACGGAGCCGGTGGCTGTTGGCCGTCCCGGCCGTCGTCCTCGGCCTCGGCGTCCTCACGGCCACCCTCACCGGCCACGCCGGCCCACTCCCCGCGGACGGATTCGCCGTCCCGATCCTGTTCTACGTCTGCGTGTACGTCGCGGCGGCGACGGGCCTCGTGGCGGCACAGCCCCCCGAGGCCCTCGCCGAACCAGGGGCGGCGCCCCAGCGATGGAGCCGCGTCGGTAGCGCGCTCGTCTGCGGGGTCGCGGTCCTCGGCGCCGGGCTCGTCCTGACGCGCCTCGGGCCGGGGCCGCGTGAGGCGGAGGTGGTCACTGCGTGGTTCGTAGTCGCGTTCCAGCTCCTCTCGTTGCTCCCCGTCGCCCTCGTCTCGTACGCCACGCTCCGGTACGGGCCGTTCGACGCGCTCCTGCTCAAGGGCCTCACGACGGTATCGATGCTCGCGCTGGCGTTTGCCGTCATCGTCCTCGGGTCGGCGCTGCTCGACGCGGTTCTCCCAGGCGGGTCGCACCCGCTCGCGCTCGGCCTCCTGGTCGTCACCCTTCTCCTGCTGGCGGAGCGCGCGGCGCCGGCGCTCCGCGACAGCGTCCAGCGCGCGTTCCGAACGCGCCGCCAGCGCGCCCGCCAGCGGCTCGACCGGTTCGGGGACGAGCTCGGGTCGTTCCTCGACGTCGACACGCTCGCCGAGGGGGCGGCGGCGGCGATCGGCGAGGCGCTCGGGGTCCGCTCGGCCGTCGTCTTTCTCCACGCGGCCCACGGCACGCCCGACGAGCGGTGGGCCCGGGCGACGTTCCGCCCGGAGCCGCCGTCGTTCACCCAGGTCGAGCTCGACCGCGTGTGGGACCGGCTCCGGACTGAAGGCCGGGTGTGGTCGCGGAACGAGGAGCTCAACGAGGCCGACCTGCCGCGCGGCGTGTCGGACCGGCTCGCCCGCCTCGGCGCCGCGCTGGCGGTCCCGGTGACGACGGGCCGGGGGACGCCGGTCGGCCTCCTCGTGCTCGGGCGGAAGGCACGGCGGCTCGCCGTCTACAACACGGAGGACGTGGCCGAGCTGCGGGCCCTCGCCGGCCAGCTCGCGCTCGCGGTCGAGCGGCTGCGGCTGATCGACCGCGAGCGGGCCCTCATCCGCCAGACGTCGGAGGCGGAGATGGCCGCCCTCCGGGCGCAGATCAACCCGCACTTCCTGTTCAACGCGCTCAACACGGTCGCCGCGCTGATTCGCGACACGCCGGACCGGGCCGAGGCGACGGTCGAACACCTCGCGGCCCTCTTCCGCGACGTCCTCAACGCGAGCGGCGAGGCCCTCGTCCCGCTCCGCGACGAGCTCCGCCTCGTCCGCCGCTACCTCCACGTCGAGGAGGCCCGGTTCGGCGACGCGCTCGGGGTCGAACTCGAGGTGGAGGACGGCGTCGAGGACACGCCTGTGCCCGCGTTCGCCGTTCAAACGCTCGTCGAGAACGCCGTCAAACACGGGGTCGAGCGCAAACGCGGCGGCGGCACCGTGACGGTCCGCGCCCGACGCGCGGCCGACGGGGTCGAGATCGCCGTCGAAGACACGGGCGCCGGCCTCCCACCCGGCGGCGCGGTCTACGGCGTCGGCCTCAGCAACGTCGCCGACCGCCTCCGGCTCCTCTACGGCCCCTCGGCCTCGCTGACGGTCAAACCGACCCCCGACGGCGCGCGCGCCACCCTTCTCCTCCCCCCTCCCGCTCCATGA
- a CDS encoding TatD family hydrolase — protein sequence MTPALVDTHVHLYADAYDADRDAVVARARAAGVAQMILPAVDLASVDDVLALCDRHVGVFGMAGLHPTYLGDAPEEAAERIGPLLQDRHIIAVGETGLDYYWSREHEERQRASLAAHARLAAAHRLPLSLHNRDKKDSDDASRDLVAILREVKAEAGDALTGVFHCFGGPTWLAHEVLDLGFFVGLGGTLTFKNAGVPDAIADVPLDRIVLETDGPYLAPTPHRGSRNEPAYVALVAQTLARVRGLTVGEVAEATTANARRLFGLPDS from the coding sequence ATGACTCCTGCCCTCGTCGACACCCACGTCCACCTCTACGCCGACGCCTACGACGCCGACCGCGACGCCGTCGTGGCCCGCGCCCGCGCCGCGGGCGTCGCCCAGATGATCCTGCCCGCCGTCGACCTCGCCTCGGTCGACGACGTGCTCGCGCTGTGCGATCGTCACGTCGGCGTGTTCGGGATGGCGGGTCTCCACCCGACCTACCTCGGCGACGCGCCGGAGGAAGCGGCCGAACGGATCGGTCCGTTATTGCAAGACCGACACATCATCGCCGTGGGCGAGACCGGCCTCGACTATTACTGGAGCCGCGAGCACGAGGAGCGACAGCGTGCCTCGCTCGCCGCGCACGCCCGCCTGGCCGCTGCCCACCGCCTGCCGCTCTCGCTCCACAACCGCGACAAGAAGGACAGCGACGACGCTTCGCGCGACCTCGTCGCCATCCTTCGCGAGGTCAAGGCCGAGGCCGGGGACGCGCTGACGGGCGTGTTCCACTGCTTCGGCGGGCCGACGTGGCTGGCCCACGAGGTCCTCGACCTCGGGTTCTTCGTCGGACTAGGCGGCACGCTGACGTTCAAGAACGCGGGTGTGCCCGACGCCATCGCGGACGTCCCGCTCGATCGGATCGTGCTCGAAACCGACGGCCCCTACCTCGCGCCCACACCGCACCGCGGCTCCCGGAACGAGCCCGCCTACGTCGCGCTCGTCGCCCAGACGCTCGCCAGAGTTCGCGGGCTGACAGTCGGGGAGGTCGCCGAGGCGACCACGGCCAACGCCCGCCGGCTGTTCGGGCTGCCGGACTCCTGA
- the pruA gene encoding L-glutamate gamma-semialdehyde dehydrogenase — MHNAIATPPPPRNEPVRDYAPGSPERASLRETLTAMRGEEMMVLPVVNGERVETGRTETIRPPHDLGHTLGTFHKARTEDVERAIRGALDARHDWSRMDWSDRAAIFLKAAELLAGPFRDRMNAATMLGQSKNPYQAEIDAACEMVDFFRFNVAFYREMMEEQPQSPAGVWNRTEYRPLEGFVFAVSPFNFTSIAANLPTAPALLGNTVLWKPAPTQTYSAQVIVELLQAAGLPPGVIQFLPGDGPDVGDPVLASEHLAGLHFTGSTQTFNHLWREIGNNLDHYNAYPRIVGETGGKDFIVAHESADPEAVATAIVRGSFEYQGQKCSAASRIYVEEALWPAVRESLEAQLAEITVGPVEDFSHFVNAVIDEKAYDKITGYVDRAAQADNVEVVHGGTHSKEDGYFVDPTVLLTDDPSYETMEQEIFGPVASVFVSDRSFDDLLDLVDSTSPYALTGAVFARDRAVLAHATDRLADAAGNFYLNDKPTGAVVGQQPFGGARGSGTNDKAGSKLNLLRWASLRSLKETFVPATHFTYPFLGSDDEA, encoded by the coding sequence ATGCACAACGCGATCGCCACCCCGCCACCGCCCCGAAACGAGCCCGTCCGTGACTACGCTCCCGGCAGCCCCGAGCGCGCGTCGCTCCGCGAGACGCTTACCGCGATGCGCGGCGAGGAGATGATGGTCCTGCCCGTCGTCAACGGCGAGCGCGTTGAGACCGGGCGAACCGAGACGATTCGCCCGCCGCACGACCTGGGCCACACCCTCGGCACGTTCCACAAGGCCCGGACGGAGGACGTCGAGCGGGCCATCCGGGGCGCCCTCGACGCGCGCCACGACTGGAGCCGGATGGACTGGTCGGACCGCGCGGCCATCTTCCTGAAGGCCGCCGAGCTGCTGGCCGGCCCGTTCCGCGACCGGATGAACGCGGCCACGATGCTCGGCCAGTCGAAGAACCCGTACCAGGCCGAGATCGACGCGGCCTGCGAGATGGTCGACTTTTTCCGGTTCAACGTCGCGTTCTACCGCGAGATGATGGAGGAGCAGCCTCAAAGCCCGGCCGGCGTCTGGAACCGGACCGAGTACCGGCCACTCGAGGGCTTCGTGTTCGCCGTCTCGCCGTTCAACTTCACGTCGATCGCCGCGAACCTCCCCACGGCGCCGGCACTCCTCGGCAACACGGTCCTCTGGAAGCCCGCGCCGACGCAGACGTACTCGGCGCAGGTCATCGTCGAGCTGCTGCAAGCCGCCGGCCTCCCGCCGGGCGTGATCCAGTTCCTCCCAGGCGACGGGCCGGACGTGGGGGACCCGGTCCTCGCCAGCGAGCACCTCGCCGGGCTCCACTTCACCGGCTCGACGCAGACCTTCAACCACCTCTGGCGCGAGATCGGCAACAACCTGGACCACTACAACGCCTACCCGCGGATCGTCGGGGAGACGGGCGGGAAGGATTTCATCGTCGCCCACGAGAGCGCCGACCCGGAGGCGGTCGCGACGGCCATCGTGCGCGGGTCGTTCGAGTACCAGGGGCAGAAGTGCTCGGCCGCGAGCCGGATCTACGTCGAGGAGGCGCTCTGGCCGGCCGTCCGCGAGTCCCTCGAGGCCCAGCTGGCCGAGATCACGGTCGGGCCGGTCGAGGACTTCTCGCACTTCGTCAACGCCGTCATCGACGAGAAGGCGTACGACAAGATCACCGGCTACGTCGACCGCGCCGCCCAAGCCGACAACGTGGAGGTAGTCCACGGCGGGACTCACTCGAAGGAGGACGGCTACTTCGTCGACCCGACAGTCCTCCTCACGGACGACCCGAGCTACGAGACGATGGAGCAGGAGATCTTCGGCCCCGTCGCCTCGGTGTTCGTCTCGGACCGGTCGTTCGACGACCTCCTCGACCTCGTGGACTCGACCAGCCCGTACGCGCTGACCGGCGCCGTCTTCGCCCGCGACCGGGCCGTCCTCGCCCACGCCACCGACCGCCTCGCCGACGCCGCCGGCAACTTCTACCTCAACGACAAGCCGACCGGCGCCGTCGTCGGGCAGCAGCCGTTCGGCGGGGCCCGCGGGTCCGGCACGAACGACAAGGCCGGCTCGAAGCTGAACCTCCTCCGCTGGGCCAGCCTCCGCTCGCTCAAGGAGACGTTCGTCCCGGCCACGCACTTCACGTACCCGTTCCTGGGTTCAGACGACGAGGCGTAA